Proteins encoded by one window of Carassius auratus strain Wakin chromosome 24, ASM336829v1, whole genome shotgun sequence:
- the LOC113042495 gene encoding cytochrome c oxidase subunit 4 isoform 1, mitochondrial, translating to MLASRALVRGLQSGFWRRVSTSSAAWAAHTHDIDVVDCSIPQYNNRLDTPLPDVPFVRNLSAEQKKLKEKEKGSWTQLTKEEKLALYRLTHELSYAEMRQGSKEWMTVLGGVFIFLGFTGLLVWWQRVYVYGDVPHTLSEESVAQQTQRMIDMRVNPVHGFSHKWDYEKKQWK from the exons aTGCTGGCTTCTCGTGCACTTGTGCGGGGACTTCAGTCCGGATTCTGGAGGAGGGTGTCAACTTCATCTGCTGCCTGGGCTGCACACACTCACG ATATTGATGTGGTTGACTGCTCCATTCCTCAGTACAACAACCGTCTGGATACACCACTGCCCGATGTTCCATTTGTCCGAAATCTCAGTGCTGAACAGAAGAAactcaaagagaaagagaagggaTCATGGACCCAGCTCACCAAGGAGGAGAAACTCGCCT tgtaCAGACTCACCCATGAGCTGTCGTACGCAGAGATGAGGCAAGGTTCCAAAGAGTGGATGACTGTCCTCGGGGGCGTCTTCATCTTCCTTGGCTTCACAGGGCTGCTGGTGTGGTGGCAGCGTGTCTATG tgtaTGGTGATGTTCCGCACACTTTGTCTGAAGAGTCGGTTGCCCAGCAGACGCAGAGGATGATAGATATGAGAGTGAACCCCGTCCATGGATTCTCTCATAAGTGGGACTATGAAAAGAAACAGTGGAAATAA